A genomic region of bacterium contains the following coding sequences:
- the mraY gene encoding phospho-N-acetylmuramoyl-pentapeptide-transferase: protein MFYWLFYEVLYPDISFFRVFKYITTRAFCASLCSLFFVLIFTPIFINYLKKRGICERVKEEYLENHIHKSTIPTMGGIIILFAIITSTLLFSRLDNRLIILILLVTIGFGLLGFLDDSLKTRKRPLKIREKLSGEIGIAILISIYLFLYPLSPSSTNIAFPFTKGFFINLGIFYILFCILVIVSSSNAVNLTDGLDGLAIGSCIFVCLGLIVMGYLAGHIKLAAYLKISYVPQAGELVVYLASLLGASLGFLWFNSHPATIFMGDTGSLTLGGVMGTIALVIKQEIPLIILEGLFVLEAGSTLIQIISFRITGKKIFLMAPLHHHFEKKGWYESKIVIRFWIIAIIFVLLSFVTLKIR, encoded by the coding sequence ATGTTTTACTGGTTATTTTACGAGGTTTTATACCCTGATATTTCATTTTTTAGGGTTTTTAAGTATATTACCACAAGGGCATTCTGTGCCTCTTTATGTTCACTTTTTTTTGTCCTTATTTTTACACCAATTTTTATAAATTATCTTAAGAAAAGGGGAATTTGCGAAAGGGTGAAGGAAGAATATCTTGAAAACCATATCCATAAAAGCACAATCCCAACAATGGGTGGAATAATTATTTTATTTGCCATTATTACATCAACCCTCCTTTTCTCAAGGCTTGATAATCGCTTAATAATCCTTATTCTCCTTGTAACAATAGGTTTTGGACTTCTTGGTTTTCTTGATGACTCTCTTAAAACAAGAAAAAGACCATTAAAGATAAGGGAAAAGCTATCTGGAGAGATAGGCATAGCTATTCTTATCAGCATATACTTATTTCTTTACCCATTAAGCCCTTCTTCCACAAACATTGCCTTTCCGTTCACAAAGGGCTTTTTTATTAACCTTGGCATATTCTATATCCTCTTTTGTATTCTTGTCATTGTCTCCTCATCAAATGCGGTTAATCTTACAGATGGTCTGGATGGCCTTGCCATTGGAAGCTGTATCTTTGTTTGCCTTGGCCTTATTGTAATGGGCTATCTTGCTGGACATATAAAGCTTGCCGCCTACCTTAAGATAAGCTATGTGCCACAAGCAGGTGAGCTTGTTGTCTATCTGGCATCTTTGCTTGGTGCTTCTTTGGGTTTTCTCTGGTTCAATAGCCATCCAGCTACAATTTTTATGGGAGATACAGGTTCGCTTACATTAGGAGGGGTAATGGGGACAATAGCCCTTGTTATAAAGCAAGAGATTCCTTTAATAATCTTAGAAGGTCTTTTTGTGCTTGAGGCAGGTTCTACACTCATCCAGATCATCTCATTTAGAATAACAGGGAAAAAGATATTTCTTATGGCTCCCCTTCATCACCATTTTGAAAAGAAGGGATGGTATGAGTCAAAGATTGTTATAAGGTTTTGGATAATTGCGATAATCTTCGTCCTCCTTTCGTTTGTTACACTCAAGATACGATAA
- a CDS encoding FtsW/RodA/SpoVE family cell cycle protein: MEEESLQRNANIFLVITIALVAFGLLMIFSSSGIVTHTLSKKGMYYSLVKQLAWVSIGFLSIFIIIILKKDLEWWNKYSFLLLFLLLLLLASTLLFHTDKTARRWIMGGQPSELVKVFFILYLSSFFSKKEDSNESFIKGLVPPCLILGVILSILAVQPHYGMAVFFCLLTLSVFFIAGIKIRHLLLLLLIFSIIMAPIIGSKEYARNRIRAFLSKCPIACNVKWVLKGFVENTSDKEADRWQVEQSIIALGSGGLFGVGLGKSKQKLSWVPLPYTDFIFSIIGEELGFILGSLIVFVLFGLFAYFGFSIACQAQSQSGFFLAFSLTFSIILQAIVNIAIVSDTIPTTGLPLPFISYGGSSLLSNLISVGLIINVARSSQHNV; this comes from the coding sequence ATGGAAGAGGAATCTTTACAAAGAAATGCTAATATCTTTCTTGTTATAACCATTGCCCTTGTTGCTTTTGGTCTTCTTATGATCTTTAGTTCATCGGGCATAGTTACCCATACCCTTTCTAAAAAAGGGATGTATTATTCCCTAGTAAAGCAATTGGCTTGGGTTTCTATAGGCTTTTTATCCATCTTTATTATCATTATCTTAAAAAAGGATTTAGAATGGTGGAATAAATATTCATTTTTGCTTCTTTTTTTGCTTTTGTTGCTTCTTGCTTCTACCTTGCTTTTTCATACTGATAAGACCGCAAGGAGATGGATAATGGGGGGTCAGCCATCTGAACTTGTAAAGGTATTTTTTATTCTTTATCTATCATCATTCTTTTCAAAAAAAGAGGATTCTAATGAAAGTTTTATAAAAGGTCTTGTTCCTCCCTGCCTTATTTTAGGGGTTATCCTTTCTATCCTTGCTGTTCAACCTCACTATGGAATGGCTGTATTTTTTTGCCTTCTTACCCTTTCTGTATTCTTTATTGCAGGAATAAAGATAAGGCATCTCCTTCTCCTTCTCCTTATCTTTTCTATTATTATGGCACCAATAATTGGAAGCAAAGAGTATGCAAGGAATAGAATCAGGGCATTTTTAAGCAAATGTCCCATTGCTTGCAATGTGAAATGGGTGCTTAAAGGATTTGTTGAAAATACCAGTGATAAAGAAGCGGATAGGTGGCAGGTTGAGCAATCAATAATTGCTTTGGGTTCTGGAGGGTTATTTGGTGTTGGATTGGGAAAGAGTAAGCAGAAACTTTCCTGGGTTCCCCTTCCATATACAGATTTTATCTTTTCTATTATTGGAGAAGAGCTTGGTTTTATTTTGGGAAGCCTTATAGTATTTGTTCTATTTGGCCTTTTTGCCTATTTTGGTTTTTCCATTGCTTGTCAAGCCCAATCTCAATCAGGCTTTTTTCTTGCCTTTTCTCTTACTTTTTCTATTATTCTTCAAGCAATTGTAAACATTGCAATTGTCTCAGATACCATTCCAACCACAGGGCTTCCCCTTCCATTTATAAGCTATGGTGGCTCCTCTTTGCTTTCCAATCTTATCTCTGTTGGATTGATAATAAATGTAGCAAGGTCTAGTCAGCATAATGTTTAA
- a CDS encoding CvpA family protein produces the protein MNSLDIAIIAIFLISIFIGLLRGITREIFSLLSIFCGIIIASRSYQKFSSLIFKYINNEPLANIISFVVAFLITSLLVSLIGIILEKMWKILHLTLFDRIFGAIFGIIRGFVLIGLMVILVEKFSIGAIQRLMASSMFFPFFSLLKDILISLFPFQFLEK, from the coding sequence ATGAATAGCTTAGATATTGCTATCATTGCCATTTTTTTGATAAGTATATTTATTGGGTTATTAAGGGGAATAACAAGGGAAATATTTTCTCTCCTTTCCATATTCTGTGGGATAATTATAGCAAGTAGGTCGTATCAGAAATTCTCTTCTTTAATCTTTAAATACATAAACAATGAGCCATTAGCGAACATAATAAGTTTTGTTGTTGCTTTCCTTATTACAAGCCTCCTTGTCTCCCTAATTGGCATAATCCTGGAGAAGATGTGGAAAATTTTACACCTAACCCTATTTGATAGAATTTTTGGTGCTATTTTTGGAATAATCAGGGGATTTGTTCTTATAGGCTTGATGGTTATACTTGTTGAAAAATTTTCTATTGGTGCAATCCAGAGGCTTATGGCTTCTTCTATGTTTTTTCCCTTTTTTTCTTTATTGAAGGATATCCTTATTTCTTTATTTCCATTCCAATTCCTTGAAAAATGA
- the rsmH gene encoding 16S rRNA (cytosine(1402)-N(4))-methyltransferase RsmH produces the protein MKDEVLNILDVAEDRWYVDCTIGLGGHSKAILEKGGCVIGIDQDIEALEMATESLSFWKERVIFKKGNFRNIKEILSSIGIDSVSGFLYDLGISSYQIDNPERGFSFMSDYPLDMRMDKTNPINAEIIVNRSKEKELYRIIKEYGEESRAKKIAKLIVSNRPIKTGVELSSLIMKVYHGRRGKIHPSTRTFQALRIAVNDELNALRESLNQILPLLSEGGRIAVISFHSLEDRIVKERFREWKEEGTFNILTKKPIRPTLLEIKRNRQARSAKLRGGEKIAKGGG, from the coding sequence ATGAAGGATGAGGTATTAAACATCCTTGATGTAGCTGAAGATAGATGGTATGTGGATTGCACAATTGGGCTAGGAGGGCATTCAAAAGCAATCCTTGAAAAAGGGGGCTGTGTGATTGGGATTGACCAGGATATTGAGGCATTAGAAATGGCTACGGAAAGTCTTTCTTTTTGGAAAGAGAGGGTTATTTTTAAAAAGGGGAATTTTAGAAATATAAAAGAAATCTTAAGCTCTATAGGGATAGATAGCGTTTCTGGTTTTTTATATGACCTTGGTATTTCATCTTATCAAATAGACAATCCAGAAAGGGGGTTTTCTTTTATGAGCGATTATCCTCTTGATATGAGAATGGATAAAACAAATCCTATAAATGCAGAGATAATTGTGAATAGAAGCAAAGAGAAAGAGCTTTATAGAATAATTAAGGAATATGGAGAGGAATCAAGGGCAAAAAAAATAGCAAAGCTAATAGTTTCAAATAGACCTATTAAAACAGGAGTTGAATTAAGCTCTCTCATAATGAAGGTATACCATGGAAGAAGGGGGAAAATACATCCTTCTACAAGGACATTTCAAGCCTTAAGGATTGCTGTAAATGATGAGCTTAATGCCTTAAGGGAATCCTTGAATCAAATATTACCCTTACTTTCTGAGGGTGGAAGAATTGCGGTTATCTCTTTTCATTCCCTTGAGGATAGAATTGTAAAAGAGAGATTTAGAGAATGGAAAGAAGAGGGCACATTTAATATTTTAACAAAAAAACCAATAAGGCCAACTCTTTTAGAGATAAAAAGAAATCGCCAAGCAAGGTCAGCAAAACTAAGGGGAGGCGAGAAAATTGCAAAGGGTGGAGGTTAA
- a CDS encoding division/cell wall cluster transcriptional repressor MraZ yields MVPLPLTSENVIENGRVILPARFRRKLFELGIRSVVISRGFEGSLYLHLPEDWKNFVDKLNRLPKAKARGLIRKLMFGAEEAGIDKQGRLLIPPLLREYAGFSRDVVILGLPDRIEIWDKKRWLEYDSKISFEEISEVLDSSSSNEG; encoded by the coding sequence ATGGTTCCTTTACCACTAACCTCAGAAAATGTAATTGAGAACGGAAGGGTGATTTTACCTGCAAGGTTTAGAAGAAAGCTGTTTGAGCTTGGAATAAGGTCTGTGGTTATCTCTCGGGGATTTGAGGGCTCACTTTATCTCCATCTTCCAGAGGACTGGAAAAATTTTGTTGATAAATTAAACAGACTTCCTAAGGCAAAGGCAAGGGGTCTGATCAGAAAACTTATGTTTGGAGCAGAGGAGGCAGGGATTGATAAGCAGGGAAGGCTTCTTATTCCTCCATTGTTAAGGGAATATGCGGGATTTTCAAGGGATGTTGTTATCTTAGGGCTTCCAGATAGAATAGAGATTTGGGATAAAAAAAGGTGGCTTGAATATGATAGCAAGATAAGCTTTGAAGAAATTTCAGAGGTGCTTGATTCATCTTCCAGTAATGAAGGATGA
- a CDS encoding UDP-N-acetylmuramoyl-L-alanyl-D-glutamate--2,6-diaminopimelate ligase: MKLSFLLCSLSEKEVFYFKDFKIKSITDDSRDIKENSLFVAIKGEKFDGHSFIQEAIKKGASCIVVEDKKYIGEDFTFILVPSSRRALSQLASAFFGNPGQSLEIIGITGTNGKTTTVFLIEEIFKKASFSIARFSTIGHRIGDCDIPTLLTTPPPLEMFKLLLKAKNEGAKFVVMEVSSHGLSLERVSGIKFKQAIFTNLTQDHLDFHKTFENYLLAKKSLFLSLSKKSSAFVNIDSFFYKKIISGIKARIITYGIENNADIKASDIKENADGISFSIKGERINTRLYGTYNIYNCLAAISCALTNGISFDVIKETLSNFKPPAGRFEVIWKKPFVVVDYAHTPDGLSCVLKAGLSLKPKRIILVFGCGGNREKEKRPIMGKIASDLSDIPIVTSDNPRDEDPEMIMEEIEQGIKKAYLRILNREEAIKKAIELADKDDLVLIAGKGHEDYQIIGNKRIPFSDKKVALGILKEMQSF, translated from the coding sequence ATGAAGCTTTCATTTCTTCTTTGTTCCCTTTCAGAGAAAGAGGTCTTTTATTTTAAGGATTTTAAAATAAAAAGCATCACAGATGATTCAAGGGATATAAAGGAAAACTCCCTTTTTGTTGCAATTAAGGGAGAAAAATTCGATGGCCATTCGTTTATTCAAGAGGCAATTAAAAAGGGTGCATCCTGTATTGTAGTTGAGGATAAAAAATATATTGGAGAAGATTTTACCTTTATTCTTGTTCCTTCATCTCGGAGGGCATTATCACAATTGGCATCAGCCTTTTTTGGAAATCCAGGGCAATCCCTAGAGATTATTGGAATCACAGGAACAAATGGAAAGACAACCACTGTGTTTTTAATTGAGGAAATTTTTAAAAAGGCTTCCTTTTCTATAGCAAGATTCTCAACCATAGGACATAGGATAGGGGATTGTGATATTCCTACCCTCCTTACAACACCCCCTCCCTTGGAGATGTTTAAGCTCCTTTTAAAAGCAAAAAATGAGGGAGCAAAATTTGTTGTAATGGAGGTGTCATCACACGGACTTTCTTTAGAGAGGGTCTCTGGAATAAAATTTAAACAGGCAATCTTTACAAACCTTACCCAAGACCACCTTGATTTTCATAAGACTTTTGAGAATTATCTCCTTGCAAAAAAAAGCCTTTTTTTATCTTTAAGTAAGAAAAGCAGCGCTTTTGTTAATATTGATTCTTTCTTCTATAAAAAAATTATAAGTGGAATAAAAGCAAGGATAATAACATACGGGATTGAAAATAATGCTGATATTAAAGCAAGTGATATAAAAGAAAATGCAGATGGAATTTCCTTTTCAATTAAAGGAGAGAGGATAAATACAAGGCTTTATGGAACATACAATATCTATAATTGCCTTGCCGCCATATCTTGTGCTCTTACAAATGGAATTTCCTTTGATGTTATAAAAGAAACCCTTTCTAATTTTAAGCCACCAGCGGGAAGATTTGAGGTTATCTGGAAAAAACCCTTTGTGGTTGTTGATTATGCCCATACGCCCGATGGGCTATCTTGTGTCTTGAAAGCAGGATTAAGCCTTAAGCCAAAAAGAATAATCCTTGTCTTTGGATGTGGAGGAAATAGGGAGAAAGAGAAAAGACCAATAATGGGAAAAATTGCCTCTGATTTAAGTGATATTCCCATTGTTACATCTGATAACCCAAGGGATGAAGACCCAGAAATGATTATGGAGGAAATAGAACAAGGGATAAAAAAAGCATATTTGCGGATTTTAAATAGAGAGGAAGCAATAAAAAAGGCAATAGAATTGGCAGATAAAGATGACCTTGTTTTAATTGCAGGAAAAGGACACGAGGATTACCAAATAATTGGGAATAAAAGAATACCATTTTCCGACAAAAAGGTTGCCTTGGGAATATTAAAAGAAATGCAAAGTTTTTAG
- the ftsL gene encoding cell division protein FtsL, with protein MKRRIRWIRNRKEAIFLSIFVFLFLFLIVLENNKITNLSYEITRQEDELKKEKTKNANLTIEITRLASPKRIEELARSYGLVSAKPEQITFLPDVIVKEEEEERMEAFSFLAKIFERGIEAKEK; from the coding sequence ATGAAAAGAAGGATTAGGTGGATAAGAAATAGAAAGGAGGCTATTTTCCTCTCTATTTTTGTCTTTTTGTTTCTCTTCCTTATTGTCTTAGAGAACAACAAAATTACAAATTTAAGCTATGAAATTACAAGACAAGAAGATGAGTTAAAAAAAGAAAAAACAAAAAATGCCAATCTTACAATTGAGATTACAAGGCTTGCTTCTCCAAAAAGAATTGAGGAATTAGCAAGGTCTTATGGCCTTGTTAGTGCAAAACCAGAACAAATTACATTTCTTCCCGATGTAATTGTAAAGGAAGAAGAGGAAGAAAGGATGGAAGCTTTTTCTTTTCTTGCAAAGATATTTGAAAGGGGCATAGAAGCGAAAGAGAAATGA
- the murD gene encoding UDP-N-acetylmuramoyl-L-alanine--D-glutamate ligase gives MLNLKDKNVIVLGLGKSGIASCHLLTRLGAHIIAFDEKREEELKEVIKKLPKGVVVQCGKILRLPPSDLIVVSPGIPSDISYIKKAKADGIPIIGEIELGFQMLLGQPIIAITGTNGKTTTTTLIGKLLEDAKLNPAVCGNIEIPFTSCNISKENIVILEVSSFQLETIIEFKPNISVFLNFAPDHLDRYLNIEDYMKVKARIFENQTKDDIMLINADDPVVLNLSRRSRAKPYLFSTRQILQEGLFIRNNWIVARFAGKEERIFPLSDIKLIGIHNIENILASILVAIILRVEVSSIRNTIRNFKGLPHRIQEVANISGVRFINDSKATNIASVIAALSSFDKPIILLAGGRDKGEDYTRLIPYLKERVKKLILFGESADLIGSMVREAVEIYKVESLKDAVDLSYALAGFDDCVLLSPACSSFDQFSSYKERGEAFTKNVLALKERLNNVCV, from the coding sequence ATGTTGAATCTTAAGGATAAGAATGTAATTGTTTTGGGGTTAGGTAAATCTGGGATTGCTTCTTGCCATCTCCTTACAAGGCTTGGTGCTCATATTATTGCCTTTGATGAGAAAAGGGAAGAAGAGCTTAAGGAGGTAATTAAAAAATTACCAAAGGGTGTTGTTGTCCAATGTGGAAAGATTTTAAGGCTTCCTCCTTCAGATCTTATCGTGGTAAGCCCTGGGATACCATCAGATATTTCATATATAAAAAAGGCGAAGGCTGATGGGATTCCCATAATAGGAGAAATAGAACTTGGTTTTCAAATGCTTTTAGGCCAGCCAATAATTGCAATAACAGGAACAAATGGAAAGACAACAACCACAACCCTGATTGGAAAACTCCTTGAAGATGCAAAGCTAAATCCCGCTGTTTGTGGAAATATTGAAATTCCCTTTACATCTTGTAATATTTCCAAAGAAAACATTGTTATCCTTGAGGTATCAAGCTTTCAGCTTGAAACAATAATTGAATTTAAGCCAAATATCTCTGTATTTTTAAACTTTGCACCCGATCACCTTGATAGATATTTAAATATAGAGGATTATATGAAGGTAAAGGCAAGGATATTTGAAAATCAAACAAAGGATGATATTATGCTAATAAATGCAGACGATCCTGTTGTGCTTAACCTTTCAAGGAGAAGCAGGGCAAAACCATATTTATTTTCTACCCGACAGATCCTGCAAGAAGGCCTTTTTATAAGGAATAATTGGATTGTGGCGAGGTTTGCTGGTAAGGAGGAAAGGATATTTCCTTTGTCTGATATTAAGCTTATCGGCATTCATAACATTGAAAATATCCTTGCCTCTATCCTGGTTGCCATTATTTTAAGGGTAGAGGTTTCATCAATAAGAAATACTATAAGGAATTTTAAAGGTCTTCCCCATCGGATACAGGAGGTAGCAAATATATCGGGTGTAAGGTTTATAAATGATTCAAAGGCTACAAACATCGCATCTGTTATTGCTGCTTTATCATCGTTTGATAAGCCCATTATTTTACTTGCAGGTGGAAGGGATAAGGGAGAGGATTATACAAGGCTTATCCCTTACCTTAAGGAAAGGGTAAAAAAGCTTATATTATTTGGAGAATCTGCTGACCTTATCGGCTCTATGGTAAGGGAGGCTGTAGAGATTTATAAGGTGGAAAGCCTTAAAGACGCTGTAGACCTCTCCTATGCTTTAGCAGGCTTTGATGATTGCGTTCTCCTTTCTCCAGCTTGTTCAAGCTTTGACCAATTCTCAAGCTATAAGGAGAGGGGAGAGGCTTTTACAAAGAATGTGCTTGCTTTAAAGGAAAGACTAAATAATGTATGTGTTTAA